Part of the Rothia mucilaginosa genome, TTCGTTGAGACGCGCTGAGGGGTCTTATTCACGGAATACACAAATAAAGTATGTCCTAATTAGTTTTTCTTTGGCTAGTTAGGTACCCCTACTTGCTAACTTTTCTACCTTAGGGTGAACTTTTAAGTCGTAACAAGTGTGCCTTAAACGTGAGTTAGGGCATAAGATGAAGGGGGCACACACGCTCATTCATCGAAAAAATCGAAAGTGACTGTCTATGGAGACCACCACCGCGGGCCAGCAGGACCATCCCGGGCGTACATCCGCCACGCCAACGGCACACGCTGAGCACCACACGGAGCCCAGCGCCTCCCCCACCGCACGACGACGCATCATCACCGAAGAACCGGCGCTCAGCATTAAAGACCTCATCAAAGAGTTCAAACCCTCACGCGCCTTCCGCGCCAAGTACCCCGAACGGCTCACCGCCAGCGGGCTCTACCGCGCCGTCAACAAGGTCAACCTGCGCGTCTTCCCCGGTGAGGTGGTCGTCCTGCTCGGAGCTAACGGTGCCGGCAAAACCACGACCCTCGCCTGCGCCCAGGGTCTGCTCAAGCCCACCCGTGGTACCGTGCGCCTGCTCGGAGAAAACCCGCTACAGGCGGACCCGGAGCTGCGCGCCAAGGTCGGCATTATGCTCCAGGACGGCGGCCTGCCCAACGCCATGCACCCCATTCCGCTACTCGAGCACATCTCGACCATGTACACCGACCCGTACCCGGTCGAAGAGCTTGCAGAACGCCTCGGCATTGATGCTTTCAACGGCACCACGATTCGCCGCCTCTCGGGTGGTCAGAAGCAGCGTGTCTCCCTCGCCGCCGCCCTCATCGGCCGCCCGGACGTGCTCTTCCTCGACGAGCCTTCCGCAGGCCTGGATCCGCAATCCCGCAACGTCGTCTTCGACATCATTCGTGAACAGCGTGAACTCGGCACCGCAATCGTGCTCACCACGCACCTGATTGACGACGCGCAGAAGCTCGCCGACTACGTCTACATCATTGAAAACGGCACCACGGTTCAGGAAGGCACCGTCTCCGAGCTCATCGCCAGCGACGGCACGAACCGCCTGCAGTACACACTGGATGCACCCACCCCCACCCGTGAGCAACTGCTGCCCGCGCATCTGCGTGCCGGTGTGGAGCTCATCGAGAAGGTGCCCTACACCCCGACTCGTGACGGTGCGCCCTCCGTACCCGGCGAGTATGAGCTGGTCGGCGCACTGCGTCCCGAGCACCTGGCGGCGTTCACCTCCGCTCTCGCCGAGCGCTACCTCATGCCGATTTCTCTCACCATGGAACCGAAGACTCTTGAGGATGTCTTCCTCGACATTTCAGGACGTGATATCCGATGAGCAACACCGCACGCACCGAGAACAACCGGGCTGCAGAAAATCCGGTAGAAGAGAACCGCGCAGAGGGGATCCGAATGGAAGAACGTGCCGCGAACACCCGCCCCAAGGTCTCTTCTATTGATGAAGATGAGGAGTACATTCCCCCGCGCGCGAACTACCCGCTCGTGCGCGTGATTGAGCAGGGCCGCTACGAAACCATGGCGATGCTACGCAACGGCGAACAGCTGATGCTCAACATTATTTTCCCCGTCATGGCGCTCATTGCCCTGCGCTTCACCGGTCTGATCGATGAATACGCAAACTCGGTGGGGGTCTCCCGCATGGATGCGGCGGTCCCCGGCGTTCTGGCGCTCTGCGTGATTTCTACGGCGCTGTCCGGCCAGGGCATTGCCACCGGTTTTGATCGCCGCTACGGCGTGCTGCGGTTCCTGGCGACCACTCCCCTGGGCCGTAACGGCCTGATTATGGGCAAGTGCATTGCGGTGCTGGTGGTCGTGGCGATTCAGTTCACCCTGGTGGCGGTTCTGGGGTACGGCCTGGGGTGGCGCCCGGACGCTATCGCCGTCTCGCGCTCCATCATCACGATGATCATGGGTGCTGGCGCATTTACGGCGCTGGGCCTGCTCATTGCCGGTACGGTGCGCGCGGAGGCGACCCTCGCCATCGTGAATATTGCCTGGGTCATTCTTGCCGGTGCCGGCGGCGTGGTGTTCCCGTTGAAGTCCTTCCCCGACTGGTACGCCGGAATTGTGGCGTGGTCGCCCTCGGCGGCTCTGGGTGATGCGTTGCGCGGTAACTTCATTCAGCATCAGTGGCTTGCCGACCCGCACTGGGTCCTCATTGTGTGGACCGTGGTCATTGGGTTTGTTGCCTCACGTAAGTTCAAGTGGTCCGACTAGAGGCAGCACAAATACAGACAGTGCAAGCGCAGACAGTGCAAGAGCAGACAGAGCTTCTTCTCATCGCAAATTAAAAGACGGGCGCCGGATATGTTCCGATCATATCCGGCGCCCATACATATAACACAAACCTTTAGTCTCAACCACGCACAAAGTGCACGGTCCGAGACTAAAA contains:
- a CDS encoding ABC transporter permease; this translates as MSNTARTENNRAAENPVEENRAEGIRMEERAANTRPKVSSIDEDEEYIPPRANYPLVRVIEQGRYETMAMLRNGEQLMLNIIFPVMALIALRFTGLIDEYANSVGVSRMDAAVPGVLALCVISTALSGQGIATGFDRRYGVLRFLATTPLGRNGLIMGKCIAVLVVVAIQFTLVAVLGYGLGWRPDAIAVSRSIITMIMGAGAFTALGLLIAGTVRAEATLAIVNIAWVILAGAGGVVFPLKSFPDWYAGIVAWSPSAALGDALRGNFIQHQWLADPHWVLIVWTVVIGFVASRKFKWSD
- a CDS encoding ABC transporter ATP-binding protein: METTTAGQQDHPGRTSATPTAHAEHHTEPSASPTARRRIITEEPALSIKDLIKEFKPSRAFRAKYPERLTASGLYRAVNKVNLRVFPGEVVVLLGANGAGKTTTLACAQGLLKPTRGTVRLLGENPLQADPELRAKVGIMLQDGGLPNAMHPIPLLEHISTMYTDPYPVEELAERLGIDAFNGTTIRRLSGGQKQRVSLAAALIGRPDVLFLDEPSAGLDPQSRNVVFDIIREQRELGTAIVLTTHLIDDAQKLADYVYIIENGTTVQEGTVSELIASDGTNRLQYTLDAPTPTREQLLPAHLRAGVELIEKVPYTPTRDGAPSVPGEYELVGALRPEHLAAFTSALAERYLMPISLTMEPKTLEDVFLDISGRDIR